Sequence from the Desulfonispora thiosulfatigenes DSM 11270 genome:
AAAATTTCGTTTTCTTCATTTTTTTCATAACTCATAACAGCATCAAACTTATTACCATCTTTGCTTGTTAGTCCTTTGACTGTTACTTCTCCATTCTTCAAAAACATTTTCACCATCGTTTTTGTTAGTTTCTTTTTCACAGAAGCTAAAAACTCATCATTTTTCCAAATAACAAATTTACAACCGTTTCTCCAGTTGCTACAACCGTATCCTTTAGTTCCTTCAATTATTCCTTGACCACACAGGGGACATTTTCCCAGTACTTCATACTCTTTTTCGATTTGTTGACCTTTAGTTGATTGGACTTCATTAATAATTACCTTTTGTTCGCTTTTTATTTTCTTAACAGCAGTAGTAGTAAATTCATAAATCAATTCAAGGAATGCTTCTTTAGTAAACTTTTGTTTTTCAATATCAGATAAGGTTTTCTCTAATCTACCCGTAAACTCTAAATCAAATAATTCTTTTATTGGAAAAGCTGTTACAATTTTTTTCCCCAGTTCTGTGCAGGTTAAGTTTTTATTTTGTCCCACAATATAACCGACATCTTTTAATTTTTTTATTGTCCCTGCTCTTGTAGCTGGCGTACCTATACTATAACCACTTAAAATTGCAGCCATCATTTCTTCGCTATCATCATCCTCATAGCCTTTCCCACATGTCTCCATCACTCTTAGTAAAGTTTTTTCAGTATGATACTTAGGTGGCTTTGTAGTGTGCGATGATAATTTATTATTTTCAATACTTACGCTATCATTTATCTTCACTAATGGTAAAATTGTATCTTTTGATTCAATCTTCTCAACTTTTTTCCAACCTTCGACCAATTGGACCCGTCCTTTAGATATAAACCGTCCCTTTATTTCACTATTATTAACCTTTGTAATTATCTTTGTCTCTTCATGTTCCGCGACGGGCATGAATTGCATAATAAAACGGTTTTTTATAGCTGTATACACCATTTGTTCATCAATTGTTAAACTTTTAGGAATTAAATATGTTGGTATAATTGCGCTATGACTCTCGACCTTTGAATTGTCAAAAACACGTTTTAATTTAGCAAATTTAATTTCATTCTCATATGGCAATCCTATTTTTAAAGTGTCTAGTACTTTTGCAGACTTGCCTACTAGACTTTCCTCTAATACCACGCTTGCAGTCCTTGGGTAAGTAATATACTTCTTTTCATAAAGCGACTGGGCTATCTTTAAAACTTTTTCAGATGTCCAACCTTTGTATTTGCTGGTAATATAGCCTTGTAAATTTGAAAGATTAAATAAGTAAGGGGGATACTCCCTTTTTTTCTCAACTTGTTTATCGTCGATGGATGCCATTTGATTTGCAAGAGCTTGTTTAATCAGTTCAAGTACTTCCTTTGATTCGAACTTTTCTATTTCATTTTCAAGATATGTTCCTTTGTATTCTTTTTCATCTCTAGTTTTAAAAGTAGCTTCAAGTTTATAGAACTTCTTTGGAACAAAATTCTCAATTTCCTTATCTCGGTCATAAATAACCTTTAAGGTCGGCATTAATACTCTTCCAATATTCAATACCTTTCTGGAGCCTTTTTGATACTGAAGTGTTGCTACTGAAGTTAAGTTGATTCCGATAACCCAGTCAGCCCACTGGCGACCAATACCAGCATCTTGAAGTGGTTTCATTTCAATATTAGGCTTAATGTTTTGAAGTCCTTTCAGCACTTCATCTGGGGTCCATTCATTTTGCAGAAGCCTGTATACTTTTTTCTGGGTCTTAAAATTGTAAATAATCGTATCTCCTATAATTTGGCCTTCTCTATCAAAATCGCACGCTGAAATAATCATCTCTACGTCATTTCTTTTCATTAAACTATAAATTATTTTCAACTGCTTTTTAGCTCCTAGATCTTCTTTTCCACGATTTCGGGGATCACTTTTGACCTTGTACCGGAAATTTGATGGAATAAAAGGGAAGTTTGCTAGACTCCATCTTGCCATCTTTTCATCATAGTCCTTTGCATCATAAAGTTCTAGTAAATGTCCAAATGCCCATGTAATAATATAGCCATTACCTTCAAAATAACCGTCACTCTTATGTTTAATTTTTAAAGCGTCTGCAATATTTTTGGCAACAGAAGGCTTTTCTGTGATAATTAATTTAAGTATATTCCCACCTCCATAAGTAATTTAGTTAAAAGAACAGCTTTTTTATTTATAAGTTAAATATTTGATAAAATGGCATAATAAAATATTTTATACTAAACAAAAAAGAATGGCTAGCATCAGCTCTCCATTCTTTTACAATCTATATTACTTTATTTAAAAAATCAATAGTGTGAGTATTTATTAATTTAAGCTAATACTTAAATCTTAAACTAACCTTATTTTACAACAGTCAATAACATTTTAAAATTAGTAATTGATTTTACTGCATGCGGTATATTAGCTGGCAATACAATTGTCTGTCCTGTTTTAGCTACTTGTGACTTTCCATCAATAGTAACTTCTGCTTCTCCGTCTAAAATAATAACCATTGCATCTCCAGGAGCTGCATGAGTACTTACGCCTTCTCCTTGCGCAAAAGCAAAAAGCGTAATTCCTACTCCAGGCTTTTGTGCAAGAGTTAGACTTGCAACTCTTCCTGGTTCATATTCTACCAAATCGGTAAGTGTATATGCTGTGCTATGTTCAATATTTTTAATCATTTCATCCATAATATAATCCTCCTTTTTATTCATTTACTGTGATTTGCAAAACCTTAAAGGCACCTTTAGCAGCGATTTCATGTAAAACATGTGCTGGTACCATAAATACATCTCCTGCCTTTAAGTGATGTACATTTTCTCCTTGGGTAATTATTGCTTCACCTTCAACAATGTAATACATCGTATCACCAAAATATTCTTCTTCACTCACGTTCTCATTATCTGCAAAGGTAAGCAACGTAATTTGTAAATGCTCACTTTGGGCAAGAGCCATACTAATTATTTGGTTTTTCTTTGGACTTATTAACTCTGCTAATAATTTAGGCATATCCTGTGGTAAATTTCTTAAAGTAGCCATTAATATTTCACCCCTTTAAGCATCATAATAGATATTATCTCTAGTCTTATATCATTTAATTCAATAATTAATGCTTTCTTCCTTCTTGTTAAATAGAAAAACACTCGGCTTAATAATTTTGCCTTAAAGTAGACAGGCAATTCATAGCAGAGTGTTTTTTTAATGTATTATTTTAAAGCATCCTTTATTTCTCTCGGTACCTTTTCTTCACTAATATAACCTAAAATCTTATTGCCATTATTAAGGTATACACCCATATAATATGAATTACCCAAATATGATTCTCCTTCTTGATTAGTTAAAAGATACTCAATCTTTTCCTTATCCTTAATTTTTACCGTTTGATCTTTAGCTAACTTTTCTAACTCAAATGCAGAATATACTCTATCCATCTCTTTTTCTACTTTTCCTACTACTATAGAGTTAATATCCTCAGGCATAACCCTTACCTTTTCATAATAACCTTTGTCTTTTAACCATTTAGCTGTCATGCTATAAGATTTTTTCCAAGTTACATCAATATGACTATATTTCGATTCCTTTTCGTCATTTGTTTCCATTTCAACACTGGCCTTAGTCCTTACATTTATACTAGCCCAGGGAATAATATTACTATAATGTTCTTCATAAGATTCATCTAAAAGATCCATTTTTAATGCCTGAGTTAATTCTTTTATTTCATCTTTATTGATAATTTTTATACTTTTATTAACTTGGTAAATATAATCTGGGTTGATCTCAATATAGTCTATCGCCTCAGTATCTACTTTAAAGATATTGTGATACTTCCTCTTATACTCCATAGTTTCAAATATCTTCTTAATAGTAGGATTTTTCTGTACAAATTCATCTGGTGCTTCATAATCTCTATATATCTTCTTACCATTTTCTAACTCATAAGCTATACTCACTGTATTATAAGCACGTTTTTTTGCCATATTCATAAACTCTTTTTTATTTTCTATCATTTCCTGGTGAAGTTCTCTTATTAATTCAATATTTTCTAATTTTTTTAACCCTTCTTGTTCTCCATACCTATACTGGTGGGATGAACCATTCCCATAGTAGGCATTTTGCACTCGACCTACCTCAGGTATCCTTTTTTCATATCCCGTAAAATCAAGCTTTATGCCTACAAAGACAATCATGATTATTAAAGAGTAAATTACAAAACCTTTTATATTTTTAAATACCCAAATAGTTTTTTTAAGAAGCATCTCCGCAATTAAATATCCTAGAAATCCTCCTATTGCGTATCCTAGATAAAGCCATGCATCTACTCTTATTACGGAGTAAAAATATGCACCACCTAATACCATTGAACAAAATGTAACACCATATTTAAAAATTGGCTTTAAACCTTCTAAAGTAATAGGATCTGTTGCTCTTTCTAAACTCCTTATTTTGTAAAACTGTAAGGCTATTATGTATAAAATTAAACCTAATATTAAATACCATAATATTTGACTTATGTCTATTTTTTCAATAGTCCAAATACCGGTTACTGGTATAATCTTAAGTAGAAAACTTTCAACATCACTATGAATTCCTGCAAATCCATAAACCAATTGATCTAAATTTACTAGTATCAGACTACCTAATCCTATAGGTAAAAAGATAAAGATAAGTGATAAAACTCCTTGAACAATACTAGTTCCTGTTACCATTGCTACTAAGCTAGAGATTAAATATACGATAATATTTCCTAATAATGTCTTACCCGTCCAAGCCATTATAGCATTAGTGGTAAATACTTCTTGATAAAATATACTACCATCATTACTTGCTACCATTAATCCTAGTAAAAATAGCATATTGATAAGTACAGGAATAATGATAAGTATAAAACCTGCTACACTATGACTGTGAAACAATTGCTTTCTAGTAATTGGAAAGGAGTGAATAACCGTTGTTGAGTTAATAGTATGAAGATATCTATATATTAACAAAGATAGTAAAATTGCAAACACAATAGAATAAAACCCTTGAATTTCAAAGCCCCTAGGCTTTAAGAAACTTTCAACTATGTATGTTATACTTCTGTCTTTATCTCCCATTCTGAGCATTATTGGTAGAGGCCCTGTAAAAAAAAGCGAAATAAAATAGAGAGCTGATAGTCCCCATAACCTTTTAAAATCTTCTAAAATCATTGGCATATTAAAATATGAGGTTTTGTATTTCATATCCTGCACCTCCTAATTCATAAATAAATATTTCTTCTAAAGTAAGGGGTAAAATATCCATAATAATAGGATTGTATTTATTGAATATTTTTATTACCTCTTCTTTCTCACCTTTAACTATTAATAAACTTACACTTCCACGTTTTTCTTCATGTAAAATTTCTACTTGCTCTCTTAAATCCTTTAAATTATCTGTTTTAAAGGAAACTTGAATCTTATGAATATCGCTTTTCATTTCATCTAAGTCCCTTTCTAAAAGAATCGTTCCCTTATTCATAATTCCTACATGATCACAGATGTCTTCTAGTTCTTTGAGGTTATGAGATGAAATAAGAACACTTATCTCTCTTTCAGCCACGTCTTCGACAATAAGTTTCCAGACCCTTTTTCTCATTAAAGGATCTAAACCATCAATTGGTTCATCTAAAATCATAATGTCTGGCATAATAGAAAGAGTTAAAATAAAGGCTACCTGTTTTTGCATACCTTTAGACAATCTACTGATACGTCTTTTTGCATCTAATTCAAATATTTCTAATAAACTTTTATATCTATCTTCATTCCAGTTAGGATATAATTTTTTATAAAAGTGAGCCATATCCTTGATACTATACATTGGAAAATGGTATAAATCATCAGCTATGTATCCCAGAGTACTTTTTACTTCATTATTTTCATAAATATCTTTTCCATTTATAATAACTTCGCCTTCATCTTGCTTGTAAACACCCACGAGGTGTTTTATTAAAGTAGTTTTACCAGAGCCATTAGCTCCAATTAACCCATAAATTGATCCTTTCTTTACCTTAAGATTGACATCCTTTAGTGCTTTAAAGGCTTCAAAGGATTTACTTAAGTTTTTTACTTCAATCATCGTTACTTCCTCCTTTCAGCTCCGTAAATGTTTTTTCAACTAGCTCTATTAATTCTTGCTTTTTTACACCTAAATAAATAAGCTCCGATAAGTTTTTATGAATTTCTTGTTTTAATTGATTCATACTAGCATCATCAACCTTTTCTATCATTGGCGAAACAAAATTGCCCCGACCCTTTACAGTATAAATATAACCCTGCCGCTCAAGCTCTCGATATGCCTTTTGAATTGTATTGGGGTTAATTGTTAATTCTTTTGCTAAATCCCTTACTGAAGGCATTTGTTCATCAGGCTTTAAAACATCTTTAATTATAATTTGTTTGAATTTATCTATTATTTGCTCATATAAGGCTTTTCTACTTTTAAAATCTAACTGAAACATATTTCACCCCCCTATCCCTTTTGTGTATTTCGTGTGTTATGCGTGTTATGTGTGTTATCTGTATTATCATATGTAGTACACATTTAATTTATTCCATAGACTTCCTTTTGTCAAGGTTTAATTCTAAAAGGATCTTACCTTTTGAACCATAATAAAACCCCTGCTACTATCGAGGTGATAGAAATTGATAAAATCATCCCTACTGTATTACAAGTATAAAAGTAATGGTTATCTACACAATAATAATGATAAATCCATGCTATTGTATTTACATTATCTACATAAGTGAATATACTAATATCAAAAGGAGGCGTTTATTTTATGTCAATGAAAAACTTAAATGTACGTGTAGACGCAGAATTAAAGGCAAAAGCTGAGAAGGTTTTTTCTGAACTTGGAATGAATATGTCAACAGCATTGACTATCTTCTTAAAAACATCTGTACGTTATGGCGGCATTCCTTTCGAGCTACGTCTTGATGAGCCCAACAGAGAAACCCTCCAAGCAATAGATGATGTTAACAATAATAGAGGCATGAGTAGGACATTTAATAGTGTTGAAGAACTGATGGTGGACTTAAATGCTGAAAATTAGATATTCTAACAAGTTTAAGAAGGATTATAAAACATTAGTAAAACGAGGGTATAATATAAAATTATTAGAAGAAGTATTAGAAATGCTTTGTACTGAAAAACCATTACCTCCAAAATATAAAGATCACGTATTGGTTGGTCGTTATGCTGGACATAGAGAATGTCATATCTTACCCGATTGGTTACTTATTTATAAAATTGAAGATGATATGCTGACACTCTCCTTAACACGAGCAGGTTCACATAGTGATTTATTTTAAATAAATGAACATAAAATATTTGAAATTTATAGATTAACTTTTAAATTATTCTAAAAAAGGTGTCCTGATAAAATATTATAATATTATATCAGGACACTTTCTTCCTCATTAAAACTCTTTATTTTTATAAATTGTAAGAGAAACTGTAAATGAAAAAACATAAAGTGCTATCGCAAGTGCAAATAATATAATACTTACGATTGTAAAATCTAATGATAATAAATACTTAACAAAATCCGTCTCAAAAATATCATCTCTATAGCGATTAAAAATATTCGGAATTAGAATTAAGCACATGTAAAATATTCCATTAAATATTTGCACCTTTCCAATACTATAATATTGAAAGGGTAAAGAAAAAACTAAAAACATTAAGGAAAGGCTTATAGCCACCAAAATAGTAGAAAAGTTAGGAAAATTAACTGGCCCCATAAAAATATCCGTAAAAAAACCAACTACATAAATATAACCACTGATAATTATGCTATAAAAAAACAAGGATAGATACCTAGCTTTGACTATTTCACCTTTTTTAACAGGTAGAGAGTTTAAAATAATATCTCCCTGGATTTTTGCTTCCCTAACTGAGATAAACATCGCAGACATGTATGTTAATAAAAAAACAAGAAAAACAAACACTATTTGTGATAAAAATGGTTCTTTCATGGTTACCCCAACAAAGGCAAAAATACCTCCTACTATTACATGGGAAATATTTAAATATTTTAATAAACGAAAATCTTTGATAATTAAAGCCTTCACTTTTACACCTCCTAACGTAGATCCCTGTGCTTATAAATAAAAGTAGAGATAAGTCCAGAAACTAAATAAATACCTGTAATAAAAAATGGTCCTTGCACTAATTCTACTATTGTAGTTGCATCACCTAGCACAAATATATTAGTGATTATTACATAGATAAAAATATAAATAATACGAGCAATTTTAGCAGGTAGTAGATATATTAAAGGTACTGCTATCGATAACGAAAATAAAGAAATAAAAAAAGTATGCTTTATCATTGAAAGAGAAAAATTATATCCGATATTTAATCCTAAAATTTCTAAAGCTCCAAAGAATAAGTAAATATAAACAACAGAAAATCCATAGTTAATTAAAATAGAAATATATTTACTAAAGACAACCTCCCACTTCTTTATGGGTAAAGAATCAAAAAATAGACGGTTACGATAACTCCATTCATAGGCAAAAGGCATCATTGATATAAAGTACGTAGAAGCCACAATGCTTAATGATACTAGTGTTTCAGGATTATCCATACTCATAATCACTAACATCATTAGCGGAAAGATAAGCATTAAAAAGTATGTTTGCCTATTCCCATAACTTAAAATAAAATCTCTTTTTAATAATGCAAGCATTTTACTTCCTCCCCGCAGTATAAACCATAATATCTTCCAGACTTGGCTTTTCTATTAATACTTTATCATGTGTTAAGGATTTCACCTTTGTTATATTTTCTGTTAAACCTTCAAAACCTACTTTTGTTTCCCTGATATAAATAAAGTTCTTACGCATATCATCATCTAAAAGATCTGGGCTACCTTTTACAATGCTAAAGGACTCTAAGATATCATCTTTAGCTTTAGAAAACTCAATATTACCTTTATTAATAAAAGTAATATAATCTGCAATTTTTTCTAAGTCTGTGGTAATATGAGTAGAAAAGAAGATAGATTTGTTTTCATCTTGAATAATGTCATATAAAACATCTAAAATTTCTCTCCTGAAGACAGGATCAAGACCAGAAGTTGGTTCATCCATTATTATTAAATCTGCCTCGTGCGAAAGAGCAATAGCAAGAGAGAACTTCATTTTCATTCCTTTAGAAAGTTTTTTAATTTTTTGCTTAGGGTCTAATTCAAATCTTTTTACATACATCTCAAAGGTATTATCACTCCACTTACTATAAAAAGGGGCGATAATATTTTTCATTTGCTTTATAGAAAGGTCTTCATAAAAATAGGAAGAATCATAAACAAACCCAATTCTATCTTTAATCTCTTTTTCATGTTTTACATTATCTTTACCAAAAATTTTTATACTACCTGAA
This genomic interval carries:
- a CDS encoding type IA DNA topoisomerase; this encodes MLKLIITEKPSVAKNIADALKIKHKSDGYFEGNGYIITWAFGHLLELYDAKDYDEKMARWSLANFPFIPSNFRYKVKSDPRNRGKEDLGAKKQLKIIYSLMKRNDVEMIISACDFDREGQIIGDTIIYNFKTQKKVYRLLQNEWTPDEVLKGLQNIKPNIEMKPLQDAGIGRQWADWVIGINLTSVATLQYQKGSRKVLNIGRVLMPTLKVIYDRDKEIENFVPKKFYKLEATFKTRDEKEYKGTYLENEIEKFESKEVLELIKQALANQMASIDDKQVEKKREYPPYLFNLSNLQGYITSKYKGWTSEKVLKIAQSLYEKKYITYPRTASVVLEESLVGKSAKVLDTLKIGLPYENEIKFAKLKRVFDNSKVESHSAIIPTYLIPKSLTIDEQMVYTAIKNRFIMQFMPVAEHEETKIITKVNNSEIKGRFISKGRVQLVEGWKKVEKIESKDTILPLVKINDSVSIENNKLSSHTTKPPKYHTEKTLLRVMETCGKGYEDDDSEEMMAAILSGYSIGTPATRAGTIKKLKDVGYIVGQNKNLTCTELGKKIVTAFPIKELFDLEFTGRLEKTLSDIEKQKFTKEAFLELIYEFTTTAVKKIKSEQKVIINEVQSTKGQQIEKEYEVLGKCPLCGQGIIEGTKGYGCSNWRNGCKFVIWKNDEFLASVKKKLTKTMVKMFLKNGEVTVKGLTSKDGNKFDAVMSYEKNEENEIFSWKMKLDN
- a CDS encoding cupin domain-containing protein yields the protein MDEMIKNIEHSTAYTLTDLVEYEPGRVASLTLAQKPGVGITLFAFAQGEGVSTHAAPGDAMVIILDGEAEVTIDGKSQVAKTGQTIVLPANIPHAVKSITNFKMLLTVVK
- a CDS encoding cupin domain-containing protein: MATLRNLPQDMPKLLAELISPKKNQIISMALAQSEHLQITLLTFADNENVSEEEYFGDTMYYIVEGEAIITQGENVHHLKAGDVFMVPAHVLHEIAAKGAFKVLQITVNE
- a CDS encoding ABC transporter ATP-binding protein; translated protein: MIEVKNLSKSFEAFKALKDVNLKVKKGSIYGLIGANGSGKTTLIKHLVGVYKQDEGEVIINGKDIYENNEVKSTLGYIADDLYHFPMYSIKDMAHFYKKLYPNWNEDRYKSLLEIFELDAKRRISRLSKGMQKQVAFILTLSIMPDIMILDEPIDGLDPLMRKRVWKLIVEDVAEREISVLISSHNLKELEDICDHVGIMNKGTILLERDLDEMKSDIHKIQVSFKTDNLKDLREQVEILHEEKRGSVSLLIVKGEKEEVIKIFNKYNPIIMDILPLTLEEIFIYELGGAGYEIQNLIF
- a CDS encoding GntR family transcriptional regulator, whose amino-acid sequence is MFQLDFKSRKALYEQIIDKFKQIIIKDVLKPDEQMPSVRDLAKELTINPNTIQKAYRELERQGYIYTVKGRGNFVSPMIEKVDDASMNQLKQEIHKNLSELIYLGVKKQELIELVEKTFTELKGGSNDD
- a CDS encoding type II toxin-antitoxin system RelB/DinJ family antitoxin; this translates as MSMKNLNVRVDAELKAKAEKVFSELGMNMSTALTIFLKTSVRYGGIPFELRLDEPNRETLQAIDDVNNNRGMSRTFNSVEELMVDLNAEN
- a CDS encoding type II toxin-antitoxin system mRNA interferase toxin, RelE/StbE family encodes the protein MLKIRYSNKFKKDYKTLVKRGYNIKLLEEVLEMLCTEKPLPPKYKDHVLVGRYAGHRECHILPDWLLIYKIEDDMLTLSLTRAGSHSDLF
- a CDS encoding ABC-2 transporter permease encodes the protein MKALIIKDFRLLKYLNISHVIVGGIFAFVGVTMKEPFLSQIVFVFLVFLLTYMSAMFISVREAKIQGDIILNSLPVKKGEIVKARYLSLFFYSIIISGYIYVVGFFTDIFMGPVNFPNFSTILVAISLSLMFLVFSLPFQYYSIGKVQIFNGIFYMCLILIPNIFNRYRDDIFETDFVKYLLSLDFTIVSIILFALAIALYVFSFTVSLTIYKNKEF
- a CDS encoding ABC-2 transporter permease, yielding MLALLKRDFILSYGNRQTYFLMLIFPLMMLVIMSMDNPETLVSLSIVASTYFISMMPFAYEWSYRNRLFFDSLPIKKWEVVFSKYISILINYGFSVVYIYLFFGALEILGLNIGYNFSLSMIKHTFFISLFSLSIAVPLIYLLPAKIARIIYIFIYVIITNIFVLGDATTIVELVQGPFFITGIYLVSGLISTFIYKHRDLR
- a CDS encoding ABC transporter ATP-binding protein, which gives rise to MLKIDDLSKGFKNFKLDNVSFNLEPGYIMGFIGPNGAGKSTTIKLIMNLLKKDSGSIKIFGKDNVKHEKEIKDRIGFVYDSSYFYEDLSIKQMKNIIAPFYSKWSDNTFEMYVKRFELDPKQKIKKLSKGMKMKFSLAIALSHEADLIIMDEPTSGLDPVFRREILDVLYDIIQDENKSIFFSTHITTDLEKIADYITFINKGNIEFSKAKDDILESFSIVKGSPDLLDDDMRKNFIYIRETKVGFEGLTENITKVKSLTHDKVLIEKPSLEDIMVYTAGRK